In Cicer arietinum cultivar CDC Frontier isolate Library 1 chromosome 1, Cicar.CDCFrontier_v2.0, whole genome shotgun sequence, one DNA window encodes the following:
- the LOC140918721 gene encoding uncharacterized protein, producing the protein MEDGYITSTNEDGTEVSRKEMNGDPKKNYKMHHKARNFIMNAIIFKKFDKCTNKKIINSIYDALVLTYEGCKQIQEAKANLLVRKYELFYMEEDEDIETMFSRFHTLVSWLKVLQKSYTTVDHVKKILRSLSSKWRPNITTIQKAKDLNSLFLEELINSLRSHKIELAEDDP; encoded by the coding sequence ATGGAAGATGGATACATTACTTCTACCAATGAGGATGGTACTGAAGTTTCTAGAAAGGAGATGAATGGTGATccaaagaagaattacaagatgcatcataaagcaagaaattttataatgaaTGCAATCATATTCAAGaagtttgacaagtgcaccaacaagAAGATAATTAACAGTATCTATGATGCTCTAGTTTTGACCTATGAAGGATGCAAGCAAATCCAAGAGGCAAAAGCTAACCTTCTAGTTAGAAAATATGAGCTTTTTTATATggaggaagatgaagacattgaaactaTGTTTTCCAGGTTTCATACTCTGGTATCATGGTTAAAAGTACTTCAAAAGAGCTACACAACTGTTGATCATGTCAAGAAGATCCTAAGGAGTCTGTCTAGCAAGTGGAGACCCAATATCACAACTATTCAAAAAGCAAAAGATCTAAATAGTCTTTTTCTGGAGGAGTTAATCAATTCTCTTAGGTCTCACAAGATTGAACTTGCAGAGGATGATCCCTAG